One Triplophysa rosa linkage group LG8, Trosa_1v2, whole genome shotgun sequence genomic window, CACTGTAGACTTGAAGGAAGGTGCCATGGGTAAAGATGGCAATGCGAGGAGAGGTAAGATTGATGAAACACTGGTACAGGGCAGTATCAGCAACACGGACGTTCTTGAGAATCAACCAATGGCATTTGACTCCATCAACTTCAGTCATTGGCTCAGCCTTCACCGCATCTGATAGATTCACAAATCTTGGTATTGTGGTTCCGTTGACTGTGTGAGTATTCATGATCCAGGTGACATGGGGCTTCTCCTTACAACGGTAGCAGCACTGGATTGAGGCCTTTTCTGACACGGGAACACGCTGAAACGGCTGGTCCACCTCCAGCTGCACCATTGCTTGATTACCATTGGCAACAGCTAacaatgaaataataaaccAGTGTGGGTGCGTGCAAGTGGTGGCAGTTTTTGAGTTCTTTCATTCTTCTTATAGGCTACTCTTGGATTTTcagtagaaaaaaacatgttgtcaAAGCAGTTCAATCTACAAAGAAAATCTCGAACAATGTCCAAATCTATAAGCTACACTTCGAGCAGAAAATGTGATACTTTACTGTTAAAATCAACAGAAAACTTTGCAAAATTAATTTACACCACAATAAATGAAAGtaacagttttttgttttaaaactagAGACAAATCTTCATGCTGCTTGCAGTGAGATCACAGCTGCTGGGGTAGGAGATGAGCTCCACTGAAGCAGAACATACAAATGGGCAGATGGAGACTTAGTTCTTATGTAGTAgattaaacataattttatgtactttttaatttaattaatcatCATGATGACAGGTTCTctaaaaaatattacataacTCTTAATTCACATGATAAATAAAACCCACAACTCATCAACATAAATGGTGATCAAATTCCTGTTAGTTTGCacatttgtttaaacattttacatatGATATTCTCACATAAAcagacaaaatgtttttatatttacctGCCAAAAAAGACAAGGACAGGACCAATCCAAACTCCATCTTTCAAACCAGATAATTGAAACAAAGCGGCTGCTTAAACACAACGGCAGAAATGCAGACTCTTCTACAAATGTACCTTCTCAGAGACTGCAGACTTTTCCTGTATAATCTACTGTAGTGTACACACGCCCACTTTTTTTGTTCCCCTTTTGGTTACTGGCACAGTAATACATACATAAATGCATAATATATATGTGcccaaatacatatatatatatgcaatatataaatgcatagtatatatttatggcaaaaaatataaatgagaaaatatggagatacaatgtttcagaaagacagcagctataataataatactatacatttatacatcatGTAATAAATGATTTgatgataaacacaataaaagctCAAAtaacatttgttcatttattaaaaaagacataataaaaaaacgtacCTACATGTTTCTTAAGTATCgtacaaaataaaatcaaagcCCAAATACACAGAATAGTTCTTGCATAATCATTTATATAGACAGACATTAATGGAATGCCTGTATTTAGTAAACTTCTATACACagtattacataaaatgtagGAATGATGTATGAGGGTTTAGATCATTTGAACAAAACCTTTGCTGGGGCATCGGTTACTAAAGGAAAACAAATTTTAACAGCCACAAACAGGTGCGACAAAAATTGATGGATAGTATGAGTCAATGGTGCATTGCACTTAAAGAGGtgactttacaaaatatcagaTGTGCCAAAAGCAGATCTGAGATTAACAATTACACTGACCACTGCTGAACGAAGAGAAGGGACAGAGTGCCAGAAGGACTAAAGGAGCCCTTTGAAAAGAAAACCTAAATCTGCACAAGGCACCCTATAAATAGATTTAAAAATACAGCTATACCACtatgtataatatatgtgtgATTAGATAGATGCATCAAAAGTGTACAAGGTGAGAGAGACACTTTACCCACAACTCTCTTGTCAATTAGTTCACGGTAAATTAGATCATTTCTTCATTCCAAGTTGCACACATCATGCAAATGAACTGCAACTGACTCTTGCCAAGTGACACTGAGTGAGGCCTTCTAGGCTTAGTCTGGCAAAGGGTGTCCTAGTTTTCTCTCTCATACCCTCTTTTATAATAGGCAATGCATAGTACATAACacaagtttaaaaaaacatcaaaacaacaacacaaaacacatacaAGCAAATGAAAAATTATGCCACCAGAAAGACAGCTAGGTGGTAAAGTGGGAACGAACATCTTGAGCCACCTTTAAAAGTTATTTCATTCATTACTTCTAAAAGagaataaaagatgaaaacaggTCTGATTGACAGCTACTAGGACCAACATTGCTGGTTCTTCTGATGTGAAAGCAAGACTTCAGATAAGTAAACCATTTGGAAACAGTTGATAAAAGAGCGagaaaacaacttaaaaacgAAATGAACAAGTTGGATCTACCAATATAATTCACACTACAATATCAAATCGGGGTCAATGTTGCATAACTAGGCAGTGGGTTGAATAACATCATGAAAGCATGTTGCATAAGATCATAATTACGGTACTGGTGAGAAAACCCACAGTTTCTGCACCCAAACTCTGAAATGCTATCAACACCCAGATTTACTTGGTCTTCTGTGGTTACTTAAGGCAAAGAGTGCAGAGAGAATATGCTAGTCCCTTAAACCGAAAAACATGATCAGATAATGAGGACCAGCATCTTCTCTACAATAGATACAGCAGTTCATTTCGGCGCCAACTTTTAATTCCTTCACGCCAAAATAGGATTACAAACCGCCTTTACAAGCAAATCCACTTCAACATTTTATGGGTTGATCCAGCAGAGAGGTGAAGCAGTTTAGAGAGGGATCGGCGAATGGATCGTACCCCATTCCCTTTCAGCCCAATGAGTGATTCTCAGCTAACTTTCACATGCATTACCAGACAATGATCTTATATGTTCCTCTATCTTAACTCTTTGGTCCAGTTTAGGCTGACAAAACgactcttaaaaacaaaacaaaacaaaactcagAAGCAATGACGTGACTGGAAATGACTGATACCTTATATACACATCTCATGATTTTGCATAGatacagtacacacaaacaACTATATGATCTGTGTCTACCTACCAGACTACATCTGCTTTGCTACATCAGATCAATAAACACATGCACGAGTCTGTCATACATCATACATGACCTCTTATGTTATAACTCAAATGTGCTTGAGCTGTCTATGCAGGTAGTACATTTGAAGCGATTCATACTAGATTTTCACATATCAAACTCCAACTAGATCTCTTAAGATCAAACCTTGCACCAGCTTTCTCAGCTTCACTCTCGAAGGTCAAGTGTGTAAACCAGCACCACCTTACCCAAAACCATCTCCCCTTCCTCATCCTACTGAACTGTCCAACTTAacacttttcttttctttcttgaaAAATCACAGACGTTCTGGTAAGACGACACAGAATTCAAATAAACTACAAACATGTTAAAACCAAACAGCATGTCATTTTTCTTCTTACTACAGTTTGACCCATGCAAGGGTACTGCAAAATAGAACAATGCTCTGCTAGGAACTCCACACATACCCATTttaatttctgttatttaaaataGACGGTAATGTATTTTTGGATGAGAAAATTGTATCATTGGCAAAAAAAGCTAATTTGAAGCTTCACTGTTCATttgaacaataaataaaatggcACATCATTTGTTTGTATAATCTGATAGAAAACCTGACTCTGTAACTCCAGTCTTAGTGGCCGGCATCATATCTAACTAAATTTACAGAGATGCAAGTTTCTTATGAATATAGATAGTCTCTTGACACTAAACTAACTTGACATGCGTTGAcaagtttaacttaatttactTCTTACTTTAATCGTTCTTTAGATGTCATACATTTCTTTGGCATCTTTTGGCAAGACTGTCACTCTTCTGTCACTCAACAgagacacatacacacgcatTCATGCTCATGGATCACTATAATTTCACAATACCCGGTCTATTTCAGGTCTCAATGACTTAGAAACAGCCTGAAGTCTGCGGTCAATCTTCTGAAAGGAGAGCTGAGACAAGAGAACAGCAGACAAATGTAGGCAGTAATAGTCAA contains:
- the cd79a gene encoding B-cell antigen receptor complex-associated protein alpha chain; its protein translation is MEFGLVLSLSFLAAVANGNQAMVQLEVDQPFQRVPVSEKASIQCCYRCKEKPHVTWIMNTHTVNGTTIPRFVNLSDAVKAEPMTEVDGVKCHWLILKNVRVADTALYQCFINLTSPRIAIFTHGTFLQVYMPMHKTLNLSESVKNSIITAEGVLLLLCVLIPGTMLLCKSKRLNELERKKGREEENIYEGLNLDDCNSIYHQIQRSHVQGPYQDVACGEEIQLEKP